Part of the Onthophagus taurus isolate NC chromosome 11, IU_Otau_3.0, whole genome shotgun sequence genome is shown below.
GGACTTAACGCCGGGCATTCCATGATCTGAATTCCACGTTCTTGCAAAAAGTTTCTGGTAATGCCGGCGGTATGCGACTTTGCATTGTTCTGCATTAGGATGAAATTTTGAACGACCCCATATGAAGCAGGCACAACATGGTTCTCCAAGATATTTTCGATGTAATTCATGGCATTTAGTATACCAGGAACAACAACAAGATCAGTTTTGTTGTCTATAGTGATTCCAGCCCAAACCATAACAGATCCCCGACCAAATCTATCCACTTCCTGTATAGTAACGGCTGCGTAGCGTTCACCAGGACGTTTATATACACGTACTCGACCGTCGTAACGAGTTAATCGAAATCTGGACTCGTCTGTAAACAGTATAGGCGTCCAGTGACGAAGTTGCCAATCTCTGTGATCCAGAGCAAAACTCATTCGCGACGCTTTGTGTTGCTGCGTAAGGCGTCGTTCGCAGACAGGTCTTCTAGGTTTCAAAATCGCTTCTTTTAATCTGTTTCTAACAGTTTGATCAGAAATTTCTATTCAATGTGCTCGTCTTAGGTGGTTTAGGAGGTCTCGTGCTGTGGCAGTACGCGTACGTAGACAGGAAAGGTCAAGAAATCGGTCTTAATTTGGAGTAGTTTTTCGATTTCGCCCTTGTCCAGCTCTTCTAAAATGTTGGCCAGTCTTTCGAAACCGATTCCATAAACGCTGAATAACAGAAGGGGAAACTCGAAGATCCGTGCTAACATGTCGAGTGGCCATGCTGAATAAGGACGACAGCACGAGCAACTTGCACTTTACTAAGATGCCTCATGACGGTTCTAATTAACGAAAATTGACAACTGAATTCATTTGTCATCTTTAGTAGGCTTTCATTCGCAAATTCAAAGCATACTTGACATTTTTCCACTTTGTTTTgcgttattaatttacatttttaagtatAACTTAGAAGTAACTGAGAGTTGTaacattgtttttgtaattttctttaGTTAAATATATGCCGTTGAAGTAATTTCGAAAAGTGTTCTCCTAATTTTTTTGAGCAGGGTATATAAATATCTGTatagtatatataaatatctCTCTGTGTGGGTGGGACACAgagatatttagtttttaatacataatgtataatacagatagtgtatttttgtttgctGATCGAATAGTTGTATTAttcatttgttgatttattatttttcttgttaggTCTGCATTttgctgtatttttaagaagatatgattttgcaaaattaatgtcccTGTAAccagaaaaaccttttttttttcctagtttaaacgtaaaacacattTAGAACCATTTGAATCAGCAgagtttgagttattttagattgttctatgtgttttaattcttattttgtaatttaaaaccacTGACGCACGAATTAttgactgaaacttccaaaaactttaatttccaaagagtaaagtgtcctttatagagttgttctagtgaaaatagtagctgttccagattacTTTAGGGTTAATAAGTATAATATTGAAtttcatatttgtaatatgaaattcaaaactagacattttggcagccaaacctatttttagttataactttgTAATgatgtatcccataattttgaatttctagaacaactagaacaacccagaacaacaaagaagcTTATTTTGGTTGAAGAGGGGTGAAGGAAAAAagttaaacaattaatttctctttattttcaattatccAAATCAACATTATCCAATtttttactacaacttttaaaatgtacATCCCTATTTCCTTTTCGAGCAAATTTTTTATGGCACAACAAACACTCATAACGTTTTTCACCACTATGCACTGCTAAGTGTCGATTTAAATCACTTTTGGTAGCAAACCTTTTACTACACATATGACAAAACCAAGGTTTTTCTCCGGTATGTATTCTTAAATGTTGATCTAACTTACTTTGTATAACAAAACATTTCCCGCAATACGAACACATTAATCTCTTATAATCCAAGCTGTGAGCTATTCGCATATGATAAGTGTATTGTCCACGAACTGGAAATCCTCTTGCACAAATTTCACAAATAAAAGGGCGATCTTTTGAGTGAACCGAACGGATATGAGTTGTAACTGAACTGCTTTGTGTGAATGATTTTGgacaaaatttacatttataagGACGTTCGCCAGTATGAACACGCATATGTTCggttaattgaaattttaaattcttacGAACACCACAAACATTGCATTCAAAGTATCTTTGGTTATTTTCATGATGACAATTACGGAGATGTTTGTTTAAAACAGTTTTGtacaagaattttttattgcatttctGGCATTCATAACCAACACAAGCATGTTTTTTATGAGCAGTTAAATTGATACggtttgaaaattgtttgaaacaaatttgacATGTGTATTTTGAATATGATTTGGTTTTATCAGATTCATCATttgtattaatgtttaaattatctATACTAGGTTTCAAGTCATTTACTTCTTCGTATAAATCATAATTTGattcaataataattgtttcaaaatctGTTTTGCAAGAAAGAGCTTCGTTAACTTTTTCTTTCAGTTCTTCTTCCGTTTTTAgacaattgtttttaaaattaactgcTGTTAATAACAGATCTAAACATTTTGAACAGATTACCGGGTTCGAAGTTAAATTAACATCCTAAAATTACACAAATATGAATAAGTAGTGTGAATTCGTTAAAATCTTTCTTACCAATTcaggtaaaataaaattaatatcatttaaataCACACTCATATCTTCATAACATTCTTCAGGACTGTTTAAACACAATCTACAAGCCTcagtcatttttattaatcatttaaaccaatttttaacgttttaacctcaaaaatccTTTGACTTTTAACTTTGACAGTTATTATCAGAGTCGCCAACTTATAAGCACTTATAATTATAGAAGTAATTATTACAATTGAGTTAATATCAAACTGCGAATGAAGTTAAAACggatttaatatattattatattatttatattttgtaaattaaatatatttattattttattaaaaattaaaataaattataattatagaaaCCTGCATGATGTCATGAAGCGCCATCTAAAATTCTAAActgttttatatttcaaaaaagaactaaccttacctaatcTAATCTATCCTATTACTTAATAAGATCCATTTATTCAAGATCGTTTGAGATACGCCTGCGTTATAACTACTTTCCTTATTATAGGAAAATTGCATACATCATTCCAGTTTAGTTCACATCAgtcttttaaaagaactaaaatgTATAGGTTAATAATACTTTTTGGTTTGATCAATGCTACTTTTGCGGCAAAACCAATTGTTGTAGGTACTTGGGTCTTTTCTTTAGGAGGGACACAATCGGGTAAATATTCACATAAAAcgatttattagttattagtattcaatttagattttatttaatttgacgttttaaatgtcattttgatttttgacatttttgacaagTAATTGACATTTAAgttgataatttaaatttagctTGGAATGATTTGAAAAATGGAGCTGACGGTGTCGATTCCTTAGTTAGTGGTTGTTCATATTGCGAACAAGGAAATTGCGGATTAACTGTAGGTTTTGGAGGAAGTCCCGACGAATCTGGGGAAACAACTTTGGATGCTTTGATTTATGATGggtaagaattaaaaagaacgATAAATAAGGGATTACTAATTGGTTGGTTTAGAAAAACCATGGATGTTGGTGCTGTTGCTGATTTGAGACGTGTTAAAAACGCTGTTGGTGTCGCAAAGCACGTTTTGCAACACACCAAGCATTCTATTTTGGCTGGCGATCAAGCCACTGAATTTGCAAAACAAATGGGATTTACAGAAGAATCATTATCGACGAACGTTTCAACGGATATGTGGGAAACTTGGAGGAATGGAAATTGCCAACCTAATTATTGGAAGGTAAGAGAGATTAAGGATAATATGAGTTAATCcttagataaaaattattgaggGTTTAGatgattatttattgcatttatttttaatcaaggatttaaaattatagcaatcgttatcaaatttgtttatatacATTATAGAATGTTGATCCCGATCCAACACAATATTGCGGCCCATATACTCCtttaaatagaaataacaTTCGTTTTCATAACATAGTATCAGATTCTGAAATCGATATACATTTAACTCATGATACTATAGGAATGGTTGTTATTGACAACGATGATAATATTGTAGCGGGAACTTCAACGAACGGTTTAAGACATAAAATCGCTGGGTATAACAAAAATCtcctcttttaatttaattttaaaacgaatgtattttctttaatttcgtaGACGCGTTGGTGATTCTCCCATAGCGGGATCTGGAGCTTATGCAGATAATGAAGTTGGCGGAGCTTGCGCGACAGGAGATGGAGATACTATGTTAAGATTTGTACCGAGGTAGGTATTAATATCTTACAGGATGTGTCTACCTTTAGTTGTCTCAATGTTAGAAGGAAAAATTGCATTttcatatattatacaacaagaTAAATTcatcgaaaatactcgataaTACGAGACGTATTGCCTAATACACCACGAGACCGAAGGTCGAGCGGTGTTTTTTAAGCCAATATGTCGATTTCGTCATTTGCTTTTCTATGCTCTCTAGTTTCTTGAAAATCAAATCGAAGGCAAAAAAAGGATGAATAAAAAGGGATAAACAAAAGCACGGATAATATTGAGACCAGTACTATCGCTAGCAAACAAGCTGGTTACATCTTTTCGTGCAAAATTCATAGTTCCCaataaatacagtaaaacaaTGAACGCTTTTAGTTCGATTTTATTCAGTGGTTCATAAGTTGTATGTAGGTTGCGATGgcttgaattttattttttcattttgaattttagtaTGTGCATGTACTACCATAATATCCAGTAAActgtttgaaataaataagctatacagataaaatgttttaaaaatcaatgttTTAAGCCTGGACTCCACCAGAACAGTGAAGGgttgatggagtatgtttttcTGCTTCATTGTGAGTACTCTCCCTATATACCTTATTACAATTGCATCTTCAGGTGCATTGCATATATTCAAAGCAgagttttgaatttaattaatgaatggTAAAATTGGCAATAAAGATATCACGCGAATTTGTGAAAGATCTTTCTAGAACAAATATTAGACAACCTGGACTACGAAACCAGCAACAGAATTAACTATTCTAGTTGCATCGTTGTGAAAACACTTTTCAACGCTCTATAAATTGTGATCTACCCACTACGTAAATAAAGTAACAACCtacaaattcataaatcaaCACATCGTCAACACAGGATATTTAGTCTACAATTCCTAACTAATCTTCAGTCTCACtcctttttattatatttccgAGCAACGGGGTGAATGGTACTATTATAGAGCACGCCATCTTACAAAATATCAACCCAATCGCCTTAGATGAATTTTTTTCAGATTAATCTCTaagatctttctaataaagttAGGTTCTAAACTATCCTGCAGCAAGTTAACCACATCTAAAAGTGCAATTCAAGAAATCTATCCAAGTCACTACCAACATTGACATAATTTCTGCACTAATGTGCACTTATCGCTAAAGACACATACCAACTCCTTCCATCATAACCGTAATAAGACAAAATTGTATCCAATACCAAAAGATTATAAGATATATTTCCATCCcacaagaaataaaacttctaGGTACCCGCAATTCCGTAGTGCGCGAAATCcgggaaattaaaaactaatgcAAAATTATCCACATAATGACTTTCCCATTTTTTCAATTCTGAAAAAGCTTACCTCTTTACAACTTAACGCTACTATTAATGAATCAGAACTGGGCTCCACTGACAAATATAGCAAACAAAACAGTTCATAGTTAGCCAATTATCCCTTTGTACATGTGGAATGTACAACTAGCGGTAATATACCGTTTCTTCATGCAGGCTAAAATGAAgcttaattacaatttttgagAATAAGTTAAATATATTTCAGTAGCACATTTAAACAACGTACACGAAATACAAATTAATGTTACGATTCTGCTACATTCTGCACTTAAATGTTAAGTGTAGCTAGAATAAACGAATATAAATAAGACTGcaacagaaaaacttgtatgACATTGCGACGCATGTGTGTCATGAATCATTTGactagttttattatttttaccattACTTCGTCAGTCAAAATGATGGACAGTTTTTACCTTACTGGTTTGGAATGTTGTTAGTTTAGTCGATTCTACCGTTTCTTATTTGAACTGAATAGTTTAGATGCATCAAAATGAGTAGGTCTTCTATACAATTAGGATATTGTTGAACCCCAAAAAGAATCGCTActatttttatatagaataGAATCCATTAGAGAGTTTGCGTTCCTtcagaattttaattttctacgtATAGTAATTCACTCCGTAAATTGGTTTCTGCTAAGCAgaatatgtattatttttataaaaaatctcaTATTTATTTGCTCCCTCCACCTTAAACCGGAAATACGAACCCGTCATATGCAAATGCCGTCTTGAGATACGCTCGAATTGTCGTGGGATGCTTTCtcttatatattataaggaaTATTCCTAAAATCAGGAACTCCAACCTTGTACCTGTCGGCACTAAGATGTGCTACGGTTGCACTAAATATCTCGACGATATTAATTTCAAGATATGatgaaaactaaaaacatttcatcaaatttttacaagATGCCTAACTTCCAAAGCAGTAGATGTACTGCTACAACAAAGTAATATCACATTCAGAACATTCTGATACGTTGTAAGTTTAGTATGCTGCTAAATATAAGAATTCCTGTCGCAGAAAATCCTGAAAAGATTTGAGCGTCATAAATGGCTTTGATATGTTTCTCAATCCCTAAATCTCATCAGCCTCTCATCGGCTCCAAATAAGTTCCAAAACCTCCTATAAGGCTTCTATTAAATCCATTTGTACCGTCCCTGATTACTTCTATTATCCATTCAATAGTTTCCACTGGTCCTGAATGATTTTCACCAATACAACTTAAACGCACCTAATTCTTCATAACAGCTCTAAATACTTCTCAAAGGTTATTAAAGGAGCCAGTTTTGATCTCCCTGAATGTCTGCCAAACGACTAGAAATTGCTTAAAATATGTCTTAATTATCTAATTTTGTACTGAAATAGTTTTACAACCTTATAATGCCTCTCAAGTACTAACCATTGCTGTTAATGGTTAACATATATATACACtcagatacaaaaaaaaacgcaaCTAGCTAATATTTGGTAAAGTTTGAAACgtgataacttttttatttttcgttcaattttcatgattttcagCAAACTGTAGATAAAAATGTcgaattttatgtaaaatatccAGCCTTTTGTTAAATGCTGGTCATTTAGTCGGTATGCAGGATCTAGGATCCTAATTTGATAACACCCTGtggaataatttaatgtataaattgtttcaaaatataatttttgttaagaacCATTCATTCcctacattttgttttttggttCATATCTCTAAGTGCATTCGTTCACTTTTTAAGAGCGAAATGAATTTGTCACTAACAATTTACTAAAAAGGtaacattttttcgatattaattgtcattttttgggGTTGCTTGgttaaagattaattttgaacatattttcaagttttaggAAACAAGTGAGTGTTGACGGTGAAGCAAAAACTCCTTGTGtgtcaggtaaagtacctttccTGTTTACACTAtgctaaaatgttactaagaaattttatttggaaTGAAAAGTTATGACCATATGCAAATTATTAGAATCATCGGCCTATTTTGATAAAAGCcactgttttttatttttgtcaatagtattttattacgattttttgttttgagatgCAGATTATCCGGGAGAAATAAATAAACCGTTCTTAAAatgttcacaaaaaattaactgTTTATTCGCCCACAAAAGAAAACAGTTAATCAGTTTCatcgtaattttttttcttttttcttatagTGAACACTTTCCgctgtaagaaatcttttgattaaacgctAACtagtacttcttttaattctagtttttggaaaattttcactaaataaaacaataaccaTATTTATCCATTTTTCCCCGGTTCCATAACACTATTTAAAAAACAGtttaagtttactaaattacagtttgacaGATTAACATTGACAGGAAaccaattttgtttttccatagtagtctttgttagaaataaaattctttgcatatggccatagtttttcattctgaacaaaacttcttagtaatactttcacgtactgtaatcagaaaaggtactttacctgccagAAAAAGAGTATTTCCTTCACTGCCAaggctcacttgttttttaaaaattgaaaatatgttcaaaattagtccttaatcaagcagggctaaaccTCAAAAAAAGACAATTAAtgtcgaaaaaaatttaccttttataagagtcgtttcacccaTCCGGGGAcaactatatatatataagaaaaaaaaaaaagaaaaaaaaaaagatatatatatatacaggctgattctcaacctatacgcataaactttgggatttattccttttgacaaataatgactaataggtgaaaaaaattgtagtaaacgttttttaGTTTAGTTCTGTTTTTAGCAaacagaaaaatataataaaatataatctataaacagaaaaacttttgctgcAATTTTTCCCCTATTAATCATTATTCTCCCCAAATTGATGCGTATAAGTTgagaatcatcctgtatatacaatattataaaattcaaaaatatacatatttgaTTTATAACTTTATATACATATTACATTAGTATatcatttattgaattaatgaATGCAtgtgttattaaataattttttcttatagttTTTTAGCAGTCGAAGAAATGCGTAACGGGAAAACACCAAAAGAAGCCGCCGACGAAGCCATCGCAAGAATTTCAAAGCATTACCCAAACTTTTCAGGTGCTGTCATTGCTGTCAACAAAAACGGCGAAGTCGGAGCTGCTTGTAACTACATGGTTGAGTTTCCTTACACTGTTATGACAGATGATTACAGCGAACCACAAATATTGACGGTACCGTGCACTAATACTCCTAGAGAGTTTAAGGGAAAATATTGTGCGGGTAATGCTAAATAATGTAACattgttattaaatgttttattacaaataaaatttttaaatctgtttAATCGTTGCTGAatccataaaattttattgccaTCCCTCAAAATGCTGTGAATGACTGTAATTTCAAAGATCGTGTtgaattatacattttttaaggtGTATAATTATGGTTTTAACTCGATTTACTCgagtaataaatatttatggatATTGCAAAATCTTTTCTCGATTAATATTGGTGAAGAACTTTATCAGAAACTGAGAAAATTGTGTTTGCTTGTGCCACTAAAAGCACTtcgaaaatcgttttaaactttttttatgtttataacactttttttgttaaattctttttagtgTTTGGCGTCGCCGTTGATTTTCGTAGTCTTCACTGTCGTCGTTTTTGATATCGGGTGGAGAGAGCGTGTGTGGAGAGGAAAGAAAATGAGAACCGGTCGCGGCGCTTCGTAGTCGTCAGTAGGCTGGCGAACGCGAACGGGGTGACAGCGAACGACGACGACGCGCAGTGCCCCCGCGTGCAGCATGCTGCGTCTGCCGGTCTTGCTGGCGGCCGTCGTGATGCTTTGGACGCTACCAGCGGCGCCTCCGCCGACCGTTGCGGCACTTTTTGTGCACGCAGCCACACATCATGCCACCGTTTCCGAAGCACCCGCGACTTCCGTATCCTGTCCAATCCTCCGCGACAAGTGTCGGTGTACCGCAGATTTTCTGGAGTTCGAGTGTCGCACCGCCTGTTTTACTGTCGTACCTAGCGACGTTCTTCCAGATATCATAACAAaattgtaagttttttttatataagtaGTTTTGAAAACTTGTAGAGACCAAtctaactttttgttttaaaacttgtgttttgacgaaaagtttttatatcttatattatttatttttgaaaagtcTTGGTCTTCAAAACCAagacttaaatattttatcttaacATTTACTAGTTGTAGGATATTTCTTCATCccatttactttttttatctAATATTCTTAATATTGGCAAAtattatacaggatgatttattagctcaccaactttgacatatgatagctaatccaattacaaaaaaaaaagttaatgaacatattgtcctatttcaataatttacgaaattataacactttaaagttttaatttttatatcataattaactgcaacattttttttaaaacacataaatattacaaatattgttcaaaatagccttcttctgctagaatacatgcttcacaacgacgaattaaagagttcttcagccgaattaaaatgtctggttgatttcttatttGAGTAGCATCCATTTGTATTCTATTTAATAACTGTTCtcgtgtgttaatttccacttgatacacaatttgtttcatatgaccccataagtagaaatccaatggattaagGTCGGGGGATCTAGGTGGCCAAGCAAATGGTCCATTATTACGAATccacttgtttggaaaatattggtttaaccACTCGATAACTACTCTTCCGCAATGAGGTGGGGCACCATCGTGCtggtaccacatattttgaattacattaagaggtatgtcttcaagtaaatcaaaaagtggattgttcaaaaaaatctgtaatctacagcgttcaaacgtccatcaagtacatgcaaacctaataaattgttgttaaatattccaccccaaactttgatgctgaaacgttgttgaaatttccttggtctaatcgcatgcagattttgtaatgcccagatatgttcattatggtaattatttataccatctcgtGTACAACATGATTCATCTGTCCAGAGAACATTTGAAATGGGCATGTTGCTTCAAtaaccattcacaaaatgctaaccgttgctgattatctcctggctaattatcaatgacagcattaattacagcttcttcgtcctctacattaacatgcggtcgaatagcttttgctggagcaggattacctgtttctcgaagtcttctgaaagaatcgctaaaaactgaataatatggcaaatgacGCTGTGGAAATTTTTCTTGACATTCTCGTACTGATTGTTTGAGCATTTCCTTTGCAAAAaccatacacgaaaattatatcagcatactctttagtgctataagcgtacattttgagtttcttcttgtatgtaataattaaatcttacagcaaactgacatattacaatgacaactttgttcctgttgaatgtttgattttactgactattaataaattcgttgcagaaaactttaaagtgttataatttcgtaaataattgaaataggacatatgttcattaactttttttttggtaattggattagctatcatatgtcaaactttgatggtgagctaataaatcatcccgtataaaaattattaaaatgaattaaatattgatgtaTTACATCACAGCAAAAAACCATGTAATTTAAAAGCAAATCCATTTAATCAACAGTATTTGAATGGTTACTAGAAGACATTCAGTGCAAGCGTGATTCatcttataaattatttcaaggattttaaaaatagaattgaaaataaagtatacATATATTGGAGTTGATCTACAAACTTCAGTAATGAAGAAAAGATGATGAAAGATCTTTCGATTTAGTTGCGAATAATGACGGCAACcgttttgtttaataaactCAACAATATATTTCATTTCACAATTATTAgtgcaatatttattttacacgCTGTCAATATGTTTTATAAGTGCCATTCTCAATTTTTGCAATCTCTGATTAATCCATTATAGAAACCAAATGTTGAACTCCGAAGTTAACATTTACCTTATTTAGTTATTAGATACAGACTTAAATGTGAATTGAACTGCTGGTTATAGTTAACTCAAAACTTGTCGCTTTGACTGCACTAACTATAATACAAATGTAGTTGTGGTAACTATTTGGTACACTTCCACAACATTAACTATTACTGATAGTAGCggaagtaataaattaaaaaaaattaaaaagtagtaaataaaaagttgaagatttcttataattgcaataagttataaaattgatttagacAAAATGaactcaaatttttaaattgaaagttctataactttttaataactaacGATAGACCTAAAAAGTTCCCGGGTCttccatttaaaattctaAAGTTACTTaacattttctacaacttttctttcgAGGAAAAAGTTGTGTATCTCGACTTCTTGATGCCATTAATGTGTTTTGTCGCTTTCGTTAGATACGCTGCACAACTTGATATTCCTAAATGTGGTTATGTTATAAACTCATTGGTCATACTACAGAATGTAGTTTTTATGTGATCAACcttgttcttttaaaacaaacatgATTCTCAATATAACTTACATTCAAAATTGTGTAATGGTTCACTTAATATATTTGGACATAGTTGTTTGAAGGACCAATAAGATTTATTGTATCCCGATAGATCGGTATCAGATTTTATCTAAAGAACCTAATAAATGTGAGTATGTTGTTCAAATTATGATGAAGATATTTACATGTTCATAACTGTTTTTGCGATTATTGTATCAAATCTGGAAACTAATTTGTGATTTTGTAAAGTTTACGTATACTGAGTTTTGCAAATCTttcaaatgcaataaaaagtCAAAATATTACCATATTGGCAATAGTTGCTATGGTGCAGATTATTGTAAAACGAGTGCTAGATGTCTTATAGGCTTACCTTCAGTCTTGCAGATCCTTCAACTTTCTTTTCTAGACTGCCAAGATTACGCTATAGAAAGGTTTTACATGGTCTGATGTATATGTATTAAACTCAATGATATATGACTCTTATTGCGGATTATATGATCACCAGTTTAATATAAGCTCCTTCTTCGAACCAGAACGAATACTTTTGCAATACCGAATAACAATcagaataacaaaaaatgtctttctcCAGGCATATAATGTTATTGTTTtctcatttattttta
Proteins encoded:
- the LOC111424250 gene encoding zinc finger protein 32-like yields the protein MTEACRLCLNSPEECYEDMSVYLNDINFILPELDVNLTSNPVICSKCLDLLLTAVNFKNNCLKTEEELKEKVNEALSCKTDFETIIIESNYDLYEEVNDLKPSIDNLNINTNDESDKTKSYSKYTCQICFKQFSNRINLTAHKKHACVGYECQKCNKKFLYKTVLNKHLRNCHHENNQRYFECNVCGVRKNLKFQLTEHMRVHTGERPYKCKFCPKSFTQSSSVTTHIRSVHSKDRPFICEICARGFPVRGQYTYHMRIAHSLDYKRLMCSYCGKCFVIQSKLDQHLRIHTGEKPWFCHMCSKRFATKSDLNRHLAVHSGEKRYECLLCHKKFARKGNRDVHFKSCSKKLDNVDLDN
- the LOC111424204 gene encoding N(4)-(Beta-N-acetylglucosaminyl)-L-asparaginase-like is translated as MYRLIILFGLINATFAAKPIVVGTWVFSLGGTQSAWNDLKNGADGVDSLVSGCSYCEQGNCGLTVGFGGSPDESGETTLDALIYDGKTMDVGAVADLRRVKNAVGVAKHVLQHTKHSILAGDQATEFAKQMGFTEESLSTNVSTDMWETWRNGNCQPNYWKNVDPDPTQYCGPYTPLNRNNIRFHNIVSDSEIDIHLTHDTIGMVVIDNDDNIVAGTSTNGLRHKIAGRVGDSPIAGSGAYADNEVGGACATGDGDTMLRFVPSFLAVEEMRNGKTPKEAADEAIARISKHYPNFSGAVIAVNKNGEVGAACNYMVEFPYTVMTDDYSEPQILTVPCTNTPREFKGKYCAGNAK